The following coding sequences lie in one Fusarium poae strain DAOMC 252244 chromosome 1, whole genome shotgun sequence genomic window:
- a CDS encoding hypothetical protein (TransMembrane:8 (i61-78o84-103i259-278o290-319i817-845o886-903i923-943o955-974i)~BUSCO:3379at5125), whose product METAFAKPAGDVLASFNVNENTGLSDAQVTELRNKHGRNSIPEEPPTPLWELILEQFKDQLVIILLGSAAVSFVLALFDEEEGWSAFVDPIVILTILILNGVVGVSQESSAEKAIAALQEYSANEANVVRNGGQVSRVKAEELVPGDIVTVHIGDRIPADCRLVSIESNSFSVDQAVLTGESESVGKRASTVVEDDKAVLQDQTNMLFSGTTVVTGRARAVVVLTGSNTAIGDIHESITAQISEPTPLKQKLNDFGDKLAKVITVICILVWLINIPNFNDPSHGNWTKGAIYYLKIAVSLGVAAIPEGLAVVITTCLALGTRKMAAKNAVVRSLPSVETLGSCSVICSDKTGTLTTNQMSVSKVVHLNEDGSDLSELDVEGTTFAPRGSIKANGVIVRDLHVTSNTIRQMTQVAAICNDAQLAYDSQSATFSSIGEPTEGALRVLVEKIGPCAPTDTRPEDCVHYASAAYQKELPRLATYEFSRDRKSMSVLVGSGSNKKLLVKGAPESVIDRCTETLLGSNGKKVPLTKKISDRLMTEIVRYGNNGLRVIALASIDNVPENPLLQTADSTAQYAQLEQNMTFLGLVCMLDPPREEVPHAVKQCKDAGIRVIVITGDNRNTAESICRQIGVFSQHEDLTGKSYTGREFDQLSPNEQLEAAKRASLFSRVEPSHKSRLVDLLQSLGEVVAMTGDGVNDAPALKKADIGVAMGSGTDVSKLAADMVLADSNFATIEVAIEEGRSIYNNTQQFIRYLISSNIGEVVSIFLTAALGMPEALVPVQLLWVNLVTDGLPATALSFNPPDHDIMKRRPRKRDEALIGGWLFFRYLVIGTYVGLATVAGYAWWFMYNPEGPQITFRQLTRFHHCSTEYPEIGCAMFSNDMAKSASTVSLSILVVIEMFNAINALSSSESLLTLSLWKNMMLVYAIALSMALHFALLYIPFLQGLFSILPLNTLEWKAVVLISAPVVLLDEILKAIERQFFMQTTTNVSLKTKKEQ is encoded by the exons ATGGAGACCGCCTTCGCGAAGCCGGCTGGCGATGTCCTCGCCAGTTTCAACGTGAACGAGAACACTGGCCTCAGTGACGCGCAGGTTACTGAATTGCGTAACAAGCATGGGCGCAACT CCATCCCCGAGGAGCCTCCCACTCCCCTCTGGGAACTTATTCTCGAGCAATTCAAGGATCAACTTGTCATCATCCTTCTCGGTTCCGCCGCTGTATCTTTCGTTCTAGCCTTGTtcgacgaggaagaagggTGGAGCGCCTTTGTCGACCCTATTGTT ATCCTtaccatcctcatcctcaacgGTGTTGTCGGAGTCTCCCAGGAAAGCAGCGCCGAAAAGGCCATCGCCGCCTTACAAGAATATTCGGCCAACGAAGCTAATGTGGTACGAAACGGTGGTCAGGTCTCACGAGTCAAGGCTGAAGAGCTGGTTCCCGGTGATATCGTTACTGTACACATTGGTGACCGTATCCCTGCCGATTGCCGACTTGTCTCTATCGAAAGCAACAGTTTCTCTGTCGACCAAGCAGTTCTTACTGGAGAGAGTGAGAGTGTTGGAAAGCGCGCTTCTACAGTTGTCGAAGATGACAAGGCCGTTCTACAGGATCAGACCAACATGCTGTTCTCTGGAACAACAGTGGTTACTGGCCGCGCTAGAGCCGTTGTTGTCCTCACTGGTTCCAACACCGCCATCGGAGATATTCACGAGAGCATCACTGCTCAAATTTCGGAACCTACCCCCTTGAAGCAGAAGCTCAACGATTTTGGTGACAAACTAGCCAAGGTCATTACTGTCATTTGCATCCTGGTCTGGCTCATCAACATCCCCAACTTCAACGACCCTAGCCACGGTAACTGGACCAAGGGTGCCATCTACTACCTGAAGATCGCTGTGTCTCTTGGTGTCGCCGCCATCCCTGAGGGTTTGGCTGTTGTTATCACCACCTGCTTAGCCCTTGGAACGAGAAAGATGGCTGCGAAAAACGCTGTGGTCCGAAGTCTTCCTTCTGTCGAGACTCTTGGAAGCTGCAGTGTCATCTGTTCTGACAAGACTGGTACCTTGACCACCAACCAAATGAGCGTGAGCAAGGTTGTGCACCTAAACGAAGACGGTAGCGATCTTAGCGAGCTTGATGTTGAGGGCACTACTTTCGCTCCCCGAGGATCCATCAAGGCCAACGGTGTCATCGTTCGGGATCTTCATGTCACATCCAACACAATCCGCCAAATGACCCAGGTCGCGGCCATCTGCAACGACGCTCAGCTTGCCTACGATTCTCAATCTGCTACCTTTTCCAGCATCGGTGAACCCACTGAGGGTGCTCTTCGAGTCCTGGTCGAAAAGATTGGACCTTGTGCTCCCACCGATACCCGCCCCGAAGATTGTGTCCACTATGCCAGCGCTGCCTACCAGAAGGAACTTCCCCGTCTTGCTACATACGAATTCTCCCGTGATCGCAAGAGCATGTCCGTATTGGTTGGCAGTGGAAGcaacaagaagcttctcgtcAAGGGTGCTCCTGAGTCTGTCATCGATCGCTGCACTGAGACCCTCCTTGGTTCAAATGGCAAGAAGGTCCCCCTCACCAAGAAGATTTCAGACCGTTTGATGACTGAGATTGTACGATACGGCAACAACGGTCTCCGAGTTATCGCTCTCGCCAGCATTGACAATGTGCCCGAGAACCCTCTCCTCCAGACCGCCGATTCTACCGCGCAATACGCCCAGCTTGAACAAAACATGACTTTCCTCGGACTTGTTTGCATGCTTGACCCCCCTCGCGAGGAGGTCCCCCACGCTGTTAAGCAGTGCAAGGACGCCGGTATCCGTGTTATTGTTATCACTGGTGACAACCGCAACACTGCTGAAAGCATCTGCCGACAGATCGGTGTCTTTAGCCAGCACGAGGATCTCACTGGAAAGAGCTATACTGGTCGCGAGTTTGATCAACTGTCTCCCAACGAACAACTCGAGGCAGCCAAGCGTGCATCTCTGTTCTCTCGTGTTGAGCCCAGTCACAAGTCCCGACTGGTTGATCTCCTCCAGTCTCTTGGCGAAGTTGTTGCTATGACTGGTGATGGTGTCAACGACGCTCCTGCTCTGAAGAAGGCTGATATCGGTGTTGCCATGGGTTCTGGAACCGATGTCTCTAAGCTGGCTGCCGACATGGTCCTTGCTGACAGCAACTTTGCCACCATCGAGGTTGCCATTGAAGAGGGACGCTCCATCTACAACAACACCCAACAGTTCATCCGTTATCTCATCTCTTCCAACATTGGCGAAGTTGTCTCCATCTTCCTCACGGCCGCTCTTGGCATGCCCGAGGCTCTGGTTCCTGTTCAGCTTCTCTGGGTTAACCTTGTCACTGATGGTCTTCCCGCCACCGCTCTGTCCTTCAACCCTCCTGACCACGACATCATGAAGCGTCGCCCCCGCAAGCGAGATGAGGCGCTCATTGGCGGCTGGCTCTTCTTCCGTTACCTCGTCATTGGTACATACGTTGGTCTTGCTACTGTTGCTGGATACGCCTGGTGGTTCATGTACAACCCCGAGGGCCCTCAAATCACTTTCCGCCAGCTTACTCGTTTCCATCACTGCTCGACTGAATATCCTGAGATTGGCTGCGCTATGTTCTCCAATGACATGGCCAAATCGGCTTCGACTGTCTCGTTGTCTATCCTAGTCGTCATTGAGATGTTCAACGCCATCAATGCCCTGTCATCCAGCGAATCTCTTCTCACTCTGTCTCTATGGAAGAACATGATGCTTGTTTACGCCATCGCTCTGTCCATGGCTCTTCACTTTGCCCTCCTTTACATTCCCTTCCTCCAGGGTCTGTTTTCGATTCTTCCCCTCAATACTTTGGAGTGGAAGGCCGTTGTTCTCATCAGTGCCCCTGTTGT ACTTCTCGACGAGATACTCAAGGCTATTGAGCGACAGTTTTTCATGCAGACAACAACCAACGTTTccctcaagaccaagaaagAGCAATAG
- a CDS encoding hypothetical protein (TransMembrane:1 (i50-72o)) translates to MRSLQRRVSHNRDHEESIWSSDAGWQYLESNRTYQQSLHRKLSRRLSSSGSSLGLIAAVQSASISLASGSAISRSRRQYGRSRAEQSSRASLSVPRFSEDSIPLEKGNIDVAEMHRSLRRRQILEELISTEEGYIGDVRFLIHTYINMLAALPTLPERLRSSINHNLDRILQLHEEILGELHRVVPDSEYSQDDHVIAPFKIISSKTGHHRWGSLDVLPEDQVSLRRLEKEPGMFSEPQVAEEVAKIFSKRMHQFFVYREYGAKYEIMIKDATSALESLPEWETHQKGLEAFAFTIGTSLSCNDRKSLTIGDLLVKPIQRVCRYPLLFAELLKCTPVIDCPNSHMEVETALMRLREATSAINRSTEDKSMKETLEKTWLLQDRIVFPNRRLDANSKNQVRSFGHIQLCGVLHVCWQTPTGVDGQYMICLLYNDVLCLACGGKYDPIYTVLACIDIHSTTIEDVDNRRGLQCHLAPFSWKLIFKIDHQLYEIVMTACTHTEESEWRSRLCQASSSDSSTRAPGFNSFLSFDIMSLGAVFGRPGTIARSLSTHRTSAREFESSTVHFILKNTCAIRSSNPASAGTGLNRSQSLLATRKARTPVLVPSRSERARLEILVADVWSHGVLPLPGMTNVARNEQAIRRSASTVMRKLSVSSMARRSGSVKRKMNDDLSSEEQVQLTSISSDSGNDVFDKNVREGSSRSYTIRSSLYPETQELREKCHTPDTQSPRLELTQISELEPLDLVGIMSKKQLQDESGGTKARGVPTINKLPTHSSPTQMKENSPAKKESSAFWVSRGVQTNDTPWVGTQSPGNGKKHSGIRRFFH, encoded by the exons ATGAGGTCTCTACAACGGCGAGTTAGCCACAACAGAGATCACGAAGAGTCAATATGGTCGTCTGATGCAGGATGGCAATACCTCGAGTCCAACCGAACTTATCAACAGTCACTCCATCGCAAGCTAAGCCGACGGCTCTCATCTTCTGGGTCCTCTCTTGGTTTGATTGCTGCAGTTCAAAGTGCCAGCATCAGTCTTGCTAGCGGCAGTGCTATCTCACGTTCGCGCCGACAATATGGTCGTTCACGGGCTGAGCAAAGCAGTCGAGCTTCTTTGTCTGTCCCCCGATTCTCTGAGGACAGTATCCCATTAGAAAAGGGGAATATAGATGTTGCCGAGATGCACCGTTCACTACGGCGCCGACAAATCTTAGAGGAGCTTATAAGTACGGAGGAAGGCTATATCGGCGATGTTCGCTTTCTCATCCAT ACTTACATCAACATGCTTGCCGCTCTTCCTACTTTGCCCGAGCGACTACGATCGTCCATCAACCACAACCTGGACCGTATCCTACAACTACATGAAGAAATACTAGGCGAACTGCACAGAGTAGTTCCTGACTCCGAATACAGCCAAGATGATCACGTCATTGCGCCTTTCAAGATAATCAGCTCCAAAACTGGGCATCATCGGTGGGGCAGTTTGGATGTACTTCCAGAAGATCAGGTCAGCCTCCGGAGGCTCGAAAAGGAGCCTGGTATGTTTTCCGAGCCACAGGTAGCAGAAGAAGTAGCGAAGATTTTCAGCAAGAGG ATGCATCAATTCTTTGTATATAGGGAATATGGCGCAAAGTATGAGATAATGATCAAGGATGCTACCTCAGCCCTTGAAAGTCTTCCCGAATGGGAAACGCATCAGAAAGGCCTTGAAGCGTTTGCTTTCACTATTGGCACCTCACTGTCGTGCAATGATAGGAAGTCACTTACTATAGGGGACCTTCTTGTCAAG CCCATCCAAAGAGTTTGCAGATACCCCCTTCTGTTCGCAGAGTTGTTGAAATGTACTCCTGTCATCGATTGTCCGAATTCTCACATGGAAGTTGAAACTGCGTTGATGAGGCTCCGTGAAGCTACATCCGCAATCAATCGCTCGACTGAAGACAAATCGATGAAGGAGACGCTTGAGAAGACCTGGCTACTGCAAGATCGTATTGTTTTTCCCAACAGG AGACTAGATGCGAACTCGAAAAATCAGGTGCGCTCATTCGGACACATACAGTTGTGCGGGGTCCTACATGTCTGTTGGCAGACACCAACAGGCGTTGATGGTCAATACATGATCTGCTTGCTCTACAATGACGTTCTTTGTCTTGCATGTGGTGGGAAGTATGATCCGATCTACACCGTGTTGGCCTGTATCGATATACATAGCACAACTATTGAGGATGTCGATAATAGGCGTG GCTTGCAATGTCACCTAGCGCCATTCTCATGGAAATTGATCTTTAAAATTGATCATCAGCTGTATGAAATTGTCATGACGGCTTGTACACACACAGAGGAAAGCGAATGGCGAAGCCGGCTATGCCAAGCCTCCAGCTCAGATTCGAGTACAAGAGCTCCAGGTTTCAATTCATTTCTTTCATTCGATATCATGAGTTTGGGTGCTGTCTTTGGGCGTCCAG GGACGATCGCACGAAGCTTGTCGACTCATCGTACCTCAGCTAGAGAGTTTGAGTCGTCTACAGTTCATTTCATCCTCAAAAACACGTGTGCTATAAGATCTAGTAATCCTGCCAGCGCAGGGACTGGACTTAATCGTTCACAATCTTTATTGGCCACGAGGAAAGCGAGAACTCCAGTCTTGGTGCCATCTCGGAGTGAGAGGGCTCGGCTTGAGATACTTGTGGCAGACGTCTGGAGTCATGGCGTTCTCCCACTTCCTGGAATGACGAATGTGGCCCGGAATGAGCAAGCGATCAGAAGGTCGGCATCGACAGTAATGAGGAAGCTGAGCGTGTCAAGCATGGCTAGACGATCAGGAAGTGTGAAGCGCAAGATGAACGACGACCTATCAAGCGAAGAACAAGTTCAACTCACCAGCATCTCAAGCGACAGTGGTAACGACGTGTTTGATAAGAATGTCCGTGAAGGAAGCTCACGTTCTTACACGATAAGAAGCTCTCTTTACCCAGAGACCCAAGAACTCAGAGAGAAGTGTCATACTCCTGATACTCAATCTCCAAGACTCGAGCTTACACAAATATCCGAACTTGAACCTCTTGACCTGGTGGGGATAATGTCAAAGAAACAGCTCCAGGATGAATCAGGAGGAACTAAGGCTAGAGGGGTACCTACGATTAACAAACTCCCCACACACTCGTCGCCAACGCAGATGAAAGAGAACAGTCCTGCCAAGAAAGAAAGCTCTGCCTTTTGGGTGAGTAGGGGAGTCCAAACCAATGATACTCCATGGGTAGGGACACAAAGTCCAGGCAATGGGAAAAAGCATAGCGGTATTCGTAGGTTCTTCCACTAA
- a CDS encoding hypothetical protein (BUSCO:58015at5125), producing the protein MARGETQQTKVHFKGSDDFVIFIDDVETYQKWKTDKSIPLAHFISSFKIFCTHGQGVQGTLDAASKAALENEFGTSVDDDVIKQILEKGSTQTTEFPERQGNKNDNKGPLISH; encoded by the exons ATGGCTCGCGGCGAGACTCAGCAGACCAAGGTCCACTTCAAGGGCAGCGATGACTTTGTCATCTTCATTGACGATGTCGAGACCTACCAGAAGTGGAAGACCGACAAGAGCATTCCTCTGGCTCACTTCATCTCCTCTTTCAAGATCTTCTGCACACACGG CCAAGGAGTCCAGGGAACACTCGACGCAGCTTCCAAGGCCGCTCTTGAGAACGAATTTGGCACTTCTGTCGATGACGACGTCATTAAGCAGATCCTCGAGAAGGGCTCTACTCAGACCACTGAG TTTCCCGAGCGCCAAGGCAACAAGAACGACAACAAGGGTCCTCTCATCTCCCACTAG
- a CDS encoding hypothetical protein (TransMembrane:4 (i12-32o52-71i83-101o107-122i)~BUSCO:55218at5125), translated as MGKLIKNHWARLIILSAAAYQVLAAIECFFWPKIFWDFLTRSLDGAVKPVPALQIINLIMGLAMLCLEWPLNFVAGSALHRSLEFRLAIIPLTALSAALIYQGTNSAIYYLIGMVIYFWGYSEGEMICAKPWTLPTRGRSGGASRA; from the exons atgggAAAACTCATCAAGAACCACTGGGCCCGCCTCATCATTTTGAGTGCTGCAGCCT ACCAAGTCTTGGCTGCCATCGAGTGCTTCTTCTGGCCCAAGATCTTCTGGGACTTCCTCACACGCTCTCTCGACGGCGCAGTAAAACCTGTCCCTGCTTTGCAGATAATAAATCTGATCATGGGACTGGCCATGCTATGTCTTGAATGGCCTCTGAATTTCGTCGCTGGTTCTGCCCTCCACCGGTCGTTGGAGTTCCGCCTGGCCATCATTCCGCTCACGGCACTCAGTGCTGCTCTCATTTATCAAGGCACAAACTCTGCTATCTACTACCTCATTGGCATGGTCATATATTTCTGGGGTTACAGTGAAGGAGAG ATGATATGTGCAAAGCCTTGGACACTTCCCACTCGTGGACGCAGCGGCGGAGCATCTCGTGCATAG
- a CDS encoding hypothetical protein (TransMembrane:1 (o120-140i)~BUSCO:56708at5125) — protein MVPLPLFKLASLLVRHVSKYGANHIKAQAHDHPRFRAFAARYGQYMHQLNMRMSVALLRDPEAERRAKELAAAPTVKTEEQQKRDDQLKQKPEVIKSGLTFQNIWRRKFRSLPENKAVDLFADVIGDAFILSVAIALIVYETWRTSKKPDINKIRIEELDQKLEELRKREEELEEAEKKQKERYESLEEALRGLKDPKTKQPLLPTLQAS, from the exons aTGGTTCCTCTCCCCCTCTTCAAGCTTGCATCACTGCTAGTGAGACATGTCTCCAAGTATGGCGCA AACCACATAAAGGCTCAAGCTCACGACCACCCTCGATTCCGAGCATTCGCTGCCCGTTATGGACAATACATGCATCAGTTGAATATGCGGATGTCGGTAGCGTTATTACGAGACCCGGAAGCGGAGCGAAGAGCAAAGGAATTGGCCGCAGCACCGACAGTCAAAACGGAAGAGCAGCAGAAACGCGACGATCAACTTAAGCAGAAGCCAGAAGTCATCAAGAGCGGCTTAACCTTTCAAAACATCTGGCGACGGAAATTCAGATCGCTGCCCGAAAACAAGGCAGTAGATTTGTTCGCTGACGTTATTGGCGATGCCTTCATTCTTTCGGTGGCTATCGCTCTCATTGTCTACGAAACTTGGAGGACATCGAAGAAGCCCGATATCAATAAAATACGGATAGAAGAGCTGGATCAAAAGTTAGAAGAGCTCAGAAAGAGggaggaggagcttgaagAGGCGgaaaagaagcagaaggaaCGATATGAGAGCCTGGAAGAAGCTCTACGTGGGCTCAAGGATCCCAAGACGAAGCAGCCCTTACTCCCAACATTGCAGGCATCATGA